One Novipirellula caenicola DNA segment encodes these proteins:
- a CDS encoding DUF4198 domain-containing protein: protein MFRLLLSTAFILTLAVPSFAHKVWLRPSQTVLSGAEPWVTVDAAVSNDLFYFNHFPLKLDGLVITAPDGQTVQSQNQSVGKYRSVFDLPLTQQGTYRIAVVNHGAFASYEQAGERHRLRGSAASIDKELPADATNVQITESLGRIETFVTNGAPSTESLQPTGKGIELIPITHPNDLFTGEEAKFRLLVNGKPVKGLAIEVIRGETRYRNSQDEQQLSTDANGEFTVTWSEPGMYWLETSTTDEQTSIPRAKTRRLSYAATLEVLPE from the coding sequence ATGTTCCGTTTGTTGCTTTCGACCGCGTTCATCCTCACGCTGGCGGTGCCCAGTTTCGCGCATAAAGTCTGGCTGCGTCCTTCGCAAACCGTATTGTCTGGTGCCGAACCATGGGTCACTGTCGACGCAGCCGTTTCGAACGACCTGTTCTATTTCAATCACTTCCCATTGAAGCTTGATGGACTGGTCATCACCGCTCCCGATGGACAAACGGTACAAAGCCAAAATCAATCGGTGGGCAAGTATCGCAGTGTTTTCGACTTGCCGCTGACGCAACAAGGCACGTATCGAATTGCGGTGGTCAATCACGGTGCGTTTGCCAGTTATGAACAAGCGGGCGAGCGTCATCGGTTGCGAGGCAGCGCGGCATCGATCGACAAGGAACTTCCGGCCGACGCCACGAATGTGCAAATCACCGAAAGCCTCGGACGCATTGAAACGTTTGTCACCAATGGCGCTCCTTCGACCGAGTCATTGCAACCGACGGGAAAAGGCATCGAATTAATCCCGATCACCCATCCCAATGATCTGTTCACGGGAGAAGAAGCGAAGTTTCGCTTGTTGGTCAATGGAAAACCGGTGAAGGGTTTGGCGATCGAAGTGATTCGCGGCGAGACACGCTACCGCAATTCGCAGGACGAGCAGCAACTATCGACCGATGCTAACGGTGAATTCACCGTGACGTGGTCCGAACCGGGAATGTATTGGCTGGAAACCAGCACCACCGACGAGCAAACGAGCATCCCCCGCGCGAAAACACGTCGGCTGAGCTACGCGGCCACGCTCGAGGTTTTGCCCGAGTAA
- a CDS encoding DUF2271 domain-containing protein, translated as MKPRYLFFRLTVAVMLVILLLAVQLLVGVDAVTASEPDSAKLEVRVQIPQLSVSEYHRPYVAVWVQDSQRNVAANLAVWYQIKGKQEGEGTKWLPDLRQWWRRSGRSLEMPVDGVCGATRPAGEHTLQFSGDDNRLASLKPGDYELVVEAAREVGGRELLQIPFTWPVESRFQKSVTGETELGEVSLTIHP; from the coding sequence ATGAAGCCCCGATACTTGTTCTTCCGTCTGACTGTCGCCGTGATGCTCGTCATCCTACTGCTGGCCGTACAATTGCTTGTCGGCGTGGACGCCGTAACCGCCAGCGAACCAGATTCGGCCAAGCTTGAAGTCCGCGTCCAGATTCCGCAGCTGAGTGTGTCCGAGTACCACCGCCCCTACGTTGCCGTGTGGGTTCAAGATAGCCAACGCAACGTCGCGGCGAATCTAGCCGTGTGGTACCAGATCAAAGGCAAACAAGAAGGCGAGGGCACAAAGTGGCTTCCCGATCTGCGTCAATGGTGGCGACGTTCCGGCCGCAGCCTTGAAATGCCCGTCGATGGCGTGTGCGGGGCAACCCGTCCAGCCGGAGAGCACACGCTGCAGTTCTCTGGAGACGACAATCGATTGGCCTCGCTAAAACCAGGCGACTACGAGCTTGTCGTCGAAGCGGCCCGCGAAGTGGGAGGACGTGAACTGCTGCAAATCCCATTCACATGGCCTGTCGAATCTCGGTTCCAAAAGAGCGTCACTGGCGAAACCGAGCTTGGTGAAGTGTCACTCACGATCCATCCGTAG